Part of the Eubacterium sp. 1001713B170207_170306_E7 genome, GGATGAACGCCGAGGATCTGAAGGCGGTCACGACCATCGCCTTTGTTAATATCATTATTTATTCAGTTATCAGCATCTGCTTCGGCCTTTTTTATGTGTATGTTGCCGATATGGCCGCGATGCTGGCGGATATTTTGAACGGTGTTTTTCTGGTATGTGTTATTTTCTGGTACAGACAGATGATGGGCTGAGGGGAGCGCGTATGAAAGAATATAAGCTGGCGACCGGCGATACCGCCCGGCTCGATTACCGCGCGGCCGTTATCCGTTTTGAGGATGAACGGCGGGTGCTCAGCAGCTCGCTTTTAAACGGCGGGCTCAGAAGTGACCTGCGGTTTGTCTTTAACTATGACGAGCAGGAGGAAAAAACCAAACGCTGTGAAATGCTGGCACCTACCCATGAGGAGCATCTCAGGATCGTGGCGGAAGACATTCTGGGGTTGCCGCCGCGCCAGTCCACGGGACTGACCACGGCGGCGCAGATCCGCAATGCCGCCTTCTGCGAGGCGGCTTACGGCGAGACCGCTGTATCGGCGCTGGTGACAGCGGGCGTGTCGGGGAATGCGCTGAGGGCCGGCGACCGGGCAACGCTTGACCAGAAGGACGGACGGCCCTTTGTGCTTGGCGGCACCATCAATGTGATTCTGGCGGTTGACGCGAATCTGCCAGACGGCACCATGCTCCAGGCTTTTATGACCTGTACCGAGGCTAAAACAGCAGCCCTTGAGCGTCTGGGCTGCAAAAGCGTCATTTCAGATAACGGGGCAACCGGCACCGGTACCGACGGCGTGGTCATCATCGCCCGGCCGGGCGCACCGCTGCGCATGACAGACGCCGGAAAGCATTTTAAGCTTGGAGAGCTGATCGGCCAGGCGGTTGAGCTGGCGGTCAGGAAAGCTCTGTACTTACAGGAAGGGCTGACAAGTTAGCCGGAAAGAAATGAGGGGGAAATGATGAAAAATGTATTTTACTATGAAACCAGCCTGGGGAGACTGGGCATAGAGGACAATGGCTTTGCGGTCATACGCCTGGGCTTTCAAATGGAAAAATTCGGGAAAAATGCTGAGCTGTGTGAAACAGAGCTGATAAAAACAACCTTTAACCAGCTTGAGGAATACTTCCGCGGCGAGAGAAAGGTATTTGATGTGACGCTGGCGCCAGAGGGCACCACTTTTCAGAAAAAGGTCTGGGCAGCGCTCCGGCAAATTCCTTATGGTGAAACGAGGACTTATGGCCAGGTAGCGGCGGATATTGGAAATCCAAAGGCCTGCAGGGCGGTCGGTATGGCCAACAACCGCAATCCTATTGGTATTATCATTCCATGCCACCGGGTGATTGGCTCAAACGGCAGGCTGGTGGGTTATGCCGGCGGAGTCGGTATTAAGGAACAGCTTTTGAAAATTGAAGGGGCGCTCTAGCCTCTTTTTTTCATCTGGCGTATTCGATTCTTCTCATCCGCGGAAACCTGTCTGGATTCAATGATTTTCTGTAAGGCTTTATTATAGGTGAAGGTGTCCAGTGCGTTTTCGCCCGAAAGGTAAGGCAAGGTGGTATCCGGAAATTTCACATAGCACATGGACAAGGCCCAGGCAACCGCCATTTTCACATAATAGTCCTGGTGGCATACAGAATCCAGAAGCTCAAGAATCTGGTGAATATGGGCTTCGTCGATGTAGTAAAACAAAAGCATCACAATGCCGAAGCGAAGGGTAAAGGCCTTTTCGGATGTAAGCTTGGGCAGAACAAATGCCCAGAATGGATCCGGATAAGTTTTGGCATATTTCAATCCGCTGCAAAAGCTGTCGCATACAGACCAGTTGTCGATTTTGGATATAAAAAAATCAATGGATTTCAGAATGGTATCCAGGCCCTCTTTTTCAGGATTTAAATAACCGATCACCATGCCTTTGAGCATTTTTTCTTCAAAATAATCTTCGGGTTCGCGCGTTAAAAAAAGCGAATAATCCGCTTTCGCAATACGTTTCGCAATTTTCCTAAGGGCAGGAAGCCGTACTCCAATCAATTCGCAATGTTCTGGCAGTAATTTTTGCTGAAATTTTCGATAATCATCTTCTGCAAGTAAAAACAATTCTTCACGTATTGTCATGTAAGCCTCCTTATGAAATTCGTACTATAGCACAGATTCTAAGGGATAAACGGTATTTAATCCTTAAAAAACTTAAGAAAAGATGATGGATGCTGGCAATTTTTAAAAAAGTTCTTCTTTTTTTAAAGGATATTCATGTAAAAAAAAGAATAATAATAAAGTACCCTTTGGTATAGAGATCCGATATTACAGAGAAAGTGGTGAGATGATGGCGCCTCGTTATAGTGAAGAGGTTATTAACCAGGTGCTGCAGGCCAACGATATTGTCGACGTTGTATCAGAGTATGTGACGCTGAAAAAAGCCGGAAGCTCATACAAGGGCAAGTGCCCTTTTCATAATGAAAAGACCGCTTCTTTTACAGTGTCGCCTGATAAGCAGCTGTATCACTGCTTTGGCTGCGGCGTAGGAGGGAATGTGATTGGCTTTGTCATGGCCATTGAAAATCTTCCTTTTGTGGATGCGCTGAAGTTTTTAGCCAGACGGGCGCATATTATTTTGCCGGAGAACGGCAGCAGTGCTGAGGATAATGAACGCTATCAAAAAAAAGAACGCCTCTATGAACTGCACCGTGAGCTGGCCAACTATTATTATCTTTGTCTGAAAAAGAACCGAAACGCACAATACTATCTGGCAGGCCGCAAAATTACGCCGGAAACCATCAAGGCATATGGCCTGGGACTGGCGCCTGACGGCTGGCAGAACGCATTGGGGTTCCTCCGGCAAAAGGGGTATACTGATCAAGAGATGCTTGATTCCGGCCTTGTGATGCGCAGTGAAAACGGACGCATGTACGACCGGTTCAGAAACCGCATCATGTTTCCGATTCTGAACGCCACAGGCAGGATTATCGGCTTTGGCGGCAGGCGGATCAATGAGGATGATAACGGACCAAAATATTTGAATTCACCGGAAACCATGGTTTTTTCAAAGGGAACCGAGCTTTTTAATATGAATCACGCCAAAAGCAGTATTGCCGGCGGGCAGATGCTCATCGTCGAGGGCTATATGGACGTGATCTCACTTTATCAGCATGGCGTCCGCAATACGGTGGCCGCTCTTGGCACGGCCTTTACCGCTTACCATGCAGCCCTTCTGGGGCGCTATGTGGGTGAGGTGGTGCTTTGTTTTGACGGCGACGCCGCCGGTGAGAGCGCCACACAAAAAGCCATTGCGATCTTGAAAAATACACCGTTGAATGTTAAAATACTAAGGTTACCCATTGAGGATGATCCGGATACCTATATCCAGAAGCATGGCAGAGAAGCCTTTGAAAAAAAGATTGCCGAAGCCATCACCATTGTGGAGTATGAGATAGGCCTTTTGAGAAAGAAATTTGATCTCAGCCAGACCGATGGGCGGATTAAATATATTAATCAGGCCATTGCGGTGCTCAGACAGCTTTCAGACGAGGTTCAGATCGACCTTTACAGCAAACGGCTCGCCAGAGAAACAGGAATTGACCTGAAGGTCATCCGGCGGGAGGTATACCGCAAAAAGCCTGTGGACCTGACCGAAGCTGATGTCGGAGAAAAGATCGACTACTGGCAGAAAATGCCCAAGGCCTATGAGGAGGCCCAGATTCTCTTTCTGAGAAAGGGAATGATGGAGCCGGAGGTTTTAGGCTCTGGCAGATTAAGGGCGGAGCATTTCAGCCCGGGCTTTTT contains:
- the dnaG gene encoding DNA primase, giving the protein MMAPRYSEEVINQVLQANDIVDVVSEYVTLKKAGSSYKGKCPFHNEKTASFTVSPDKQLYHCFGCGVGGNVIGFVMAIENLPFVDALKFLARRAHIILPENGSSAEDNERYQKKERLYELHRELANYYYLCLKKNRNAQYYLAGRKITPETIKAYGLGLAPDGWQNALGFLRQKGYTDQEMLDSGLVMRSENGRMYDRFRNRIMFPILNATGRIIGFGGRRINEDDNGPKYLNSPETMVFSKGTELFNMNHAKSSIAGGQMLIVEGYMDVISLYQHGVRNTVAALGTAFTAYHAALLGRYVGEVVLCFDGDAAGESATQKAIAILKNTPLNVKILRLPIEDDPDTYIQKHGREAFEKKIAEAITIVEYEIGLLRKKFDLSQTDGRIKYINQAIAVLRQLSDEVQIDLYSKRLARETGIDLKVIRREVYRKKPVDLTEADVGEKIDYWQKMPKAYEEAQILFLRKGMMEPEVLGSGRLRAEHFSPGFFRELYELVTGLYEKGENISPAALMNHFEDAEQVKPVSAILMDDTPIENAKLEECIKTIMYFYRSAEIERIKQEISKASEDEAAVLMDKMITLKKEM
- a CDS encoding adenosylcobinamide amidohydrolase, with the translated sequence MKEYKLATGDTARLDYRAAVIRFEDERRVLSSSLLNGGLRSDLRFVFNYDEQEEKTKRCEMLAPTHEEHLRIVAEDILGLPPRQSTGLTTAAQIRNAAFCEAAYGETAVSALVTAGVSGNALRAGDRATLDQKDGRPFVLGGTINVILAVDANLPDGTMLQAFMTCTEAKTAALERLGCKSVISDNGATGTGTDGVVIIARPGAPLRMTDAGKHFKLGELIGQAVELAVRKALYLQEGLTS
- a CDS encoding methylated-DNA--[protein]-cysteine S-methyltransferase, encoding MKNVFYYETSLGRLGIEDNGFAVIRLGFQMEKFGKNAELCETELIKTTFNQLEEYFRGERKVFDVTLAPEGTTFQKKVWAALRQIPYGETRTYGQVAADIGNPKACRAVGMANNRNPIGIIIPCHRVIGSNGRLVGYAGGVGIKEQLLKIEGAL
- a CDS encoding DNA alkylation repair protein; this encodes MTIREELFLLAEDDYRKFQQKLLPEHCELIGVRLPALRKIAKRIAKADYSLFLTREPEDYFEEKMLKGMVIGYLNPEKEGLDTILKSIDFFISKIDNWSVCDSFCSGLKYAKTYPDPFWAFVLPKLTSEKAFTLRFGIVMLLFYYIDEAHIHQILELLDSVCHQDYYVKMAVAWALSMCYVKFPDTTLPYLSGENALDTFTYNKALQKIIESRQVSADEKNRIRQMKKRG